A part of Primulina eburnea isolate SZY01 chromosome 10, ASM2296580v1, whole genome shotgun sequence genomic DNA contains:
- the LOC140803649 gene encoding uncharacterized protein: MAMLHCYSDKIKCKVFLTTLVDSAQRWFEKLKPRSIQSFAGFKDTFLHHFSSSKRYKKTAFSLFEVKQSGDESLRAYIRRFNKASLEVPACAPETKTTAFTQGLKEGDFFRSLVKKQPENFEDLLSRAEKYINMEEAQRQKRESTRRERNDRVGKVEDNARGNNLGRFSRYTPMKPHRGEGVHLCSGDQGPKLYRSPPSLPHTPKRCSYHGECAHSTSECRRLKRAPSQSGPGEQTQLTKKPRGLPWVNKDAGYKPGDKGQVRQEKKDNTGQTSRGRENRDGGGSPTLGVIKMISRGSTDGDSNRARKAHSRQESFGVEDVGRDEGPVISFGPRDLQGVSLPHNDALVIQAKVANYDIRRVFIDSGSSVNIIFQEVLDQMNLEGYQLQTVDSLELGILKVLFLPHLHLLIYRQRVLNTGEVEEFPTIPNDCAFMQ; the protein is encoded by the coding sequence ATGGCCATGTTACATTGCTACTCTGACAAAATCAAGTGCAAGGTGTTCCTCACCACCCTAGTGGACTCTGCCCAGAGGTGGTTCGAAAAGTTGAAACCCCGGAGCATACAATCTTTTGCAGGTTTCAAAGACACTTTCTTGCACCACTTTAGCAGCAGCAAGAGGTATAAGAAGACTGCCTTTAGCTTGTTCGAGGTAAAGCAATCAGGTGATGAATCTCTTCGGGCGTACATTCGCCGGTTCAATAAAGCATCCCTGGAGGTGCCGGCTTGTGCTCCTGAAACCAAAACTACAGCGTTCACTCAGGGACTCAAGGAGGGAGATTTTTTCAGGTCTTTGGTGAAGAAGCAGCCCGAGAATTTTGAGGATCTGCTGTCCCGAGCAGAAAAGTACATAAACATGGAGGAAGCGCAACGGCAGAAGAGGGAATCCACCCGCCGAGAAAGAAATGATCGAGTCGGGAAAGTTGAGGACAACGCCCGGGGAAATAATCTCGGGCGTTTCTCTAGATACACCCCCATGAAGCCGCACCGGGGTGAAGGAGTCCATCTTTGCAGCGGCGATCAGGGACCCAAATTATATCGGTCACCTCCAAGCCTGCCACACACTCCCAAGAGGTGCTCCTATCATGGAGAATGTGCTCATAGCACAAGTGAGTGCCGAAGACTGAAACGGGCCCCTTCCCAGTCGGGCCCCGGGGAGCAGACACAGTTAACAAAGAAGCCCCGGGGGCTCCCGTGGGTAAATAAAGATGCAGGGTACAAGCCGGGGGACAAAGGCCAGGTCAGACAAGAAAAGAAAGATAATACCGGTCAAACGTCTCGTGGTCGGGAAAACAGGGACGGAGGAGGGTCGCCCACCCTTGGGGTGATTAAAATGATCTCGAGGGGATCAACGGATGGAGATTCCAACCGGGCCAGGAAAGCACATTCCCGACAAGAGAGTTTTGGAGTGGAGGATGTAGGGAGGGATGAGGGGCCGGTGATCAGCTTTGGTCCCCGGGATCTTcagggagtcagcctcccaCACAATGATGCCTTGGTCATCCAAGCGAAGGTGGCAAATTATGACATTCGTCGGGTTTTCATCGATTCGGGAAGCTCGGTGAACATTATTTTCCAGGAGGTCCTGGACCAGATGAATTTGGAGGGCTACCAGTTGCAGACAGTGGATTCGCTTGAACTTGGCATATTGAAAGTGTTGTTTTTACCGCACCTGCATTTGCTTATTTATAGGCAAAGGGTACTGAATACGGGGGAAGTCGAAGAGTTCCCGACCATACCAAACGACTGCGCATTTATGCAGTAA